Proteins encoded by one window of Arachis hypogaea cultivar Tifrunner chromosome 1, arahy.Tifrunner.gnm2.J5K5, whole genome shotgun sequence:
- the LOC112701435 gene encoding heparanase-like protein 3 — MGSLIIRLVGLFYLVVSLLSFIGVNAMHGRESSGYEAVKGIILIHGKSHIGRIDDDFVCATLDWWPPQKCDYGTCSWGHASLLNLDLNNKILLNAVKAFSPLKIRLGGTLQDKVIYGTEDSPKPCTPFVNSSSEIFGFTEGCLPMHRWDELNSFFQKAGAKVIFGLNALAGRTLQSGSAVGPWNSSNAKSFIRYTVRKNYSIAGWEFGNELCGSGVGTSVSADQYASDIAALRNIIHDVYRGIRHKPLVIAPGGFYDANWFQEFVNKSGKSVDVVSHHIYNLGAGVDEHLIERILDPSYLDGVASTFSGLKNILQNSATKAKAWVGEAGGAYNSGHHLVSDAFVYSFWYLDQLGMSAVYDTRTYCRQSLVGGNYGLLNTSTFVPNPDYYSALLWHRLMGVRVLATSFYGTKKIRAYAHCAKQSKGITILLLNLDNSTSVHAKVDFTYSRTGATAREEYHLTAQDRDLHSQTTLLNGEVLTVSAAGDIPPLNPLYVNPSMPIIVGPLSVVFAHIPDVDIPACS; from the exons ATGGGTTCTTTGATTATAAGGCTTGTGGGTCTGTTCTACTTGGTGGTGAGTTTGTTGAGCTTCATTGGAGTGAATGCTATGCATGGAAGGGAAAGTAGTGGATATGAAGCAGTGAAAGGGATAATTTTGATACATGGGAAATCTCACATTGGAAGAATTGATGATGATTTTGTCTGTGCAACTCTTGATTGGTGGCCTCCTCAGAAATGTGACTATGGAACATGTAGCTGGGGTCATGCTTCTCTTCTCAACCtg GACCTCAACAACAAAATATTGTTAAATGCAGTAAAAG CATTTTCACCATTGAAGATTAGGTTAGGTGGCACCTTGCAAGATAAGGTCATATATGGGACTGAAGATAGTCCAAAACCATGTACTCCTTTTGTTAACAGCTCCTCTGAGATATTTGGATTCACTGAAGGATGCTTACCAATGCATAGATGGGATGAGCTGAACAGCTTTTTCCAAAAAGCAGG GGCTAAGGTTATCTTTGGATTGAATGCTCTTGCTGGAAGAACATTACAATCTGGTTCTGCAGTTGGACCATGGAACTCTTCCAATGCCAAATCTTTTATCCGTTACACTGTAAGAAAGAATTACAGCATTGCTGGTTGGGAATTTG GCAATGAATTGTGCGGGAGTGGAGTTGGAACAAGTGTTTCTGCAGATCAATATGCTTCTGATATTGCTGCATTAAGAAACATAATTCATGATGTATATAGAGGGATTAGGCATAAGCCACTGGTCATTGCTCCAGGTGGCTTCTATGATGCAAACTGGTTCCAGGAATTTGTAAACAAATCTGGTAAATCTGTTGATGTGGTATCTCACCACATATATAACCTTGGAGCAG GAGTTGATGAGCACCTAATTGAAAGAATTCTTGATCCATCCTATCTTGATGGAGTGGCTAGCACATTCAGTGGCCTCAAAAACATACTTCAAAATTCAGCAACCAAAGCAAAAGCATGGGTTGGTGAGGCAGGAGGGGCTTACAACAGTGGCCACCATCTTGTGTCTGATGCATTTGTCTACAGCTTCTG GTATTTGGATCAGCTTGGAATGTCAGCTGTTTATGACACCAGAACATACTGCAGACAGAGTTTGGTTGGAGGAAACTATGGTTTACTAAACACTTCTACTTTTGTGCCAAATCCAGATTATTATAG TGCTCTTCTTTGGCACAGACTTATGGGAGTACGTGTCCTTGCAACTTCCTTCTATGGGACAAAGAAGATAAGAGCTTATGCACACTGTGCAAAGCAATCT AAAGGAATCACAATACTATTGCTGAATCTGGACAACAGCACCAGTGTTCATGCAAAAGTGGACTTCACATACTCAAGGACAGGTGCAACTGCCAGAGAAGAATACCATTTAACTGCACAGGATAGGGACTTACATAGCCAAACCACATTACTAAATGGAGAAGTTCTAACTGTCTCAGCAGCAGGGGATATTCCTCCTTTGAATCCTCTATATGTAAATCCATCAATGCCAATCATAGTTGGTCCTCTCTCTGTAGTATTTGCACATATACCAGATGTTGATATCCCAGCATGTTCCTAG
- the LOC112701406 gene encoding uncharacterized protein produces the protein MEVAVVRSLAFNDEKTFSVPSFVDAMVVDSLHAVAAAAKSLAYLLIASRSLLKDVNNPVSPMDGRFPLDQLLYRANHASEENKDTSETEDDEDDEDGEDGNDDDDDADDEDFSGEEGEEDGDPDDDHEANGAGGSDDNDEDDEDDDDGEDDGEDGEDEEDEDDEDDEETPQPPSKKRK, from the exons ATGGAGGTGGCTGTGGTTCGGAGTCTCGCCTTCAATGACGAGAAGACCTTTTCGGTGCCGTCTTTTGTGGACGCCATGGTGGTCGACTCTCTCCatgctgttgctgctgctgccAAATCTCTCGCTTACCTTCTCATTGCG TCTCGATCTCTTCTTAAAGATGTCAACAATCCTGTGTCACCAATGGATGGAAG GTTTCCTCTAGATCAGTTGTTGTACAGGGCAAACCATGCTTCTGAAGAAAACAAGGACACCAGTGAAACAGAGGACGATGAGGATGACGAAGACGGCGAGGACGgaaacgatgatgatgatgatgcagacGACGAGGACTTCTCTGGCGAAGAAGGTGAGGAAGATGGAGATCCTGATGATGATCATGAGGCCAATGGTGCAGGGGGTAGTGATGACAATGATGAGGATGACGAGGATGACGATGATGGCGAAGATGATGGAGAAGACGGGGAAGATGAAGAGGACGAGGACGATGAAGATGATGAGGAGACCCCGCAGCCACCTTCAAAGAAGAGGAAGTGA
- the LOC112701379 gene encoding triphosphate tunnel metalloenzyme 3 isoform X2 translates to MEVEVKLRLPNADSHRRVTALLAPFHAATHRQRNLFFDGADSELSSKRAVLRLRFYNDDERCVVSLKAKAVLVDGVSRVEEDEEDLNPRVGLDCVAEPGKLGVVESRVLERVRNEFGVKGEKGFVGLGGFGNIRSVYEWKGLKLEVDETSFDFGTLYEIECESADPDEAKRVLEEFLKENGIDYSYSLMSKFAIFRSGKLP, encoded by the coding sequence ATGGAAGTCGAAGTGAAGCTTCGCCTCCCCAACGCCGACTCGCACCGAAGAGTCACCGCCTTGCTCGCACCCTTCCATGCCGCAACCCACCGTCAGCGCAATCTCTTCTTCGACGGCGCCGATTCGGAGCTCTCGTCAAAGCGTGCAGTGCTCCGCCTCCGGTTCTACAACGACGACGAGCGTTGCGTCGTTTCGCTCAAGGCGAAGGCTGTTTTGGTCGACGGCGTGAGCCGTGTGGAGGAAGACGAGGAAGATCTTAACCCTAGGGTTGGTCTTGATTGTGTCGCGGAGCCTGGGAAGCTTGGGGTGGTGGAATCTAGGGTTTTGGAAAGGGTGAGGAATGAGTTTGGGGTGAAGGGGGAGAAAGGATTCGTGGGTTTGGGGGGTTTCGGGAACATTAGAAGCGTTTATGAGTGGAAAGGTTTGAAATTGGAGGTGGATGAGACAAGCTTTGATTTTGGGACTCTTTACGAGATTGAATGCGAGAGTGCTGATCCTGATGAGGCTAAGCGGGTTCTGGAGGAGTTCTTGAAGGAGAATGGGATTGATTACTCGTACTCCTTGATGTCCAAATTTGCAATTTTTCGTTCTGGGAAACTGCCATAG
- the LOC112701379 gene encoding triphosphate tunnel metalloenzyme 3 isoform X1 gives MEVEVKLRLPNADSHRRVTALLAPFHAATHRQRNLFFDGADSELSSKRAVLRLRFYNDDERCVVSLKAKAVLVDGVSRVEEDEEDLNPRVGLDCVAEPGKLGVVESRVLERVRNEFGVKGEKGFVGLGGFGNIRSVYEWKGLKLEVDETSFDFGTLYEIECESADPDEAKRVLEEFLKENGIDYSYSLMSKFAIFRSGKLP, from the exons ATGGAAGTCGAAGTGAAGCTTCGCCTCCCCAACGCCGACTCGCACCGAAGAGTCACCGCCTTGCTCGCACCCTTCCATGCCGCAACCCACCGTCAGCGCAATCTCTTCTTCGACGGCGCCGATTCGGAGCTCTCGTCAAAGCGTGCAGTGCTCCGCCTCCGGTTCTACAACGACGACGAGCGTTGCGTCGTTTCGCTCAAGGCGAAGGCTGTTTTGGTCGACGGCGTGAGCCGTGTGGAGGAAGACGAGGAAGATCTTAACCCTAGGGTTGGTCTTGATTGTGTCGCGGAGCCTGGGAAGCTTGGGGTGGTGGAATCTAGGGTTTTGGAAAGGGTGAGGAATGAGTTTGGGGTGAAGGGGGAGAAAGGATTCGTGGGTTTGGGGGGTTTCGGGAACATTAGAAGCGTTTATGAGTGGAAAGGTTTGAAATTGGAGGTGGATGAGACAAGCTTTGATTTTGGGACTCTTTACGAGATTGAATGCGAGAGTGCTGATCCTGATGAGGCTAAGCGGGTTCTGGAGGAGTTCTTGAAGGAGAATGGGATTGATTACTCGTACTCCTTGATGTCCAAATTTGCAATTTTTCGTTCTGGGAAACTGCCATA G
- the LOC112701415 gene encoding probable anion transporter 6, chloroplastic — MEKFTLRPHTSTCFLPLPITRTSHHLLRFQFYPSPSSPTLRLRPRPRVAVASSSSSSSSSSKSKVLNGVRVDNVARRQQEQQAPPVSASEDVSKIVGIWPPWKNIPQRYKLIGTTSLAFVICNMDKVNLSIAIIPMSHQFGWNSSMAGLVQSSFFWGYALSQLPGGWLAKTFGGRKVLEVGVLVWSVATAFVPLVAGYMPGLLLSRILVGIGEGVSPSAATDLIARSIPLEERSRAVAFVFGGLSVGSVMGLLLAPPLIQSLGWESVFYLFGFLGVAWFLGFQVLDGGEAQLNAGSLSFTGVQGTMTQSWKSSLKELNSSLKDVPWKSFFRSPAVWAMIYAHFCGSWGHYTCLSWLPTYFSEELNLNLTEAAWVSILPPLASVFATNIAAQLADNLIARGVETTTVRKICQSIAFLSPAICMTLSSLDLGLPPWEIVSILTGGLALSSFALSGLYCTHQDMSPEYASILLGITNTVGAIPGIVGVALTGYLLDSTHSWSISLFVPSIFFYLTGTFIWLAFASSKPQSFSEEN; from the exons ATGGAGAAATTCACGCTCAGACCACATACCTCAACCTGCTTCCTTCCACTTCCAATCACCAGAACCTCTCATCATCTTCTGCGCTTCCAATTCTACCCCTCACCTTCAAGCCCCACTCTCAGGCTCCGGCCCAGGCCCAGAGTAGCagtagcatcatcatcatcatcatcatcatccagcTCCAAGTCCAAGGTTCTCAATGGCGTTCGAGTTGACAACGTTGCACGACGACAACAGGAACAGCAAGCTCCTCCTGTTTCGGCTTCCGAGGATGTCTCCAAAATCGTTGGAATTTGGCCACCTTGGAAAAATATTCCTCAGAGATACAAGCTCATCGGCACCACTTCCCTCGCCTTTGTTATCTGTAACATGGATAAG GTGAACTTGAGCATTGCCATAATTCCAATGTCGCATCAATTTGGGTGGAACTCATCCATGGCTGGGTTGGTTCAGTCCTCATTCTTCTGGGGTTATGCATTGAGTCAATTGCCGGGGGGTTGGCTAGCCAAGACATTTGGTGGCAG AAAAGTTCTTGAGGTTGGAGTACTGGTATGGTCAGTGGCTACAGCTTTTGTTCCTCTTGTTGCTGGATATATGCCTGGCTTACTATTGTCAAGGATTTTG GTTGGGATTGGTGAAGGTGTTTCACCATCTGCTGCTACTGATCTTATTGCCAG GTCAATACCATTGGAAGAGCGCTCACGTGCAGTGGCATTTGTGTTTGGTGGCTTGAGTGTTGGAAGTGTTATGGG GCTTCTTTTGGCTCCACCCCTTATCCAAAGTCTTGGCTGGGAATCAGTGTTCTATTTATTTGGTTTTTTGGGGGTTGCGTG GTTTTTGGGATTTCAAGTTCTTGACGGAGGTGAGGCGCAGTTAAATGCTGGATCTCTTTCAT TCACAGGCGTCCAAGGTACCATGACACAATCATGGAAAAGTTCTCTAAAGGAATTGAACAGCTCTTTGAAG GATGTGCCTTGGAAGTCCTTTTTCCGAAGCCCTGCTGTATGGGCAATGATATATGCTCACTTCTGTGGTAGCTGGGGTCACTACACCTGTCTATCATGGCTCCCAACATATTTTAG TGAGGAGCTGAACTTAAATCTGACAGAAGCAGCATGG GTGTCTATTCTTCCACCATTGGCTTCAGTGTTTGCGACTAATATTGCTGCACAATTAGCCGACAACTTGATTGCAAGAGGAGTTGAAACCACTACG gttCGAAAGATCTGCCAATCAATTGCATTTTTGTCCCCTGCAATCTGCATGACTCTTTCCTCGCTGGATCTAGGGTTACCTCCTTGGGAGATTGTGAGCATTCTCACGGGTGGTTTAGCCCTCTCAAGTTTTGCCCTGTCAG GACTTTATTGTACCCATCAAGATATGTCACCCGAATATGCAAGTATACTTTTG GGTATAACTAATACTGTTGGGGCAATACCTGGAATTGTAGGCGTAGCGCTCACGGGTTATCTTCTCGATTCAACTCATTCATGGAGT ATATCACTATTTGTGCCGtcaatcttcttctatttgacCGGCACCTTCATATGGTTGGCGTTCGCCAGCAGTAAGCCTCAGAGTTTTTCCGAGGAGAACTGA
- the LOC112701395 gene encoding uncharacterized protein: MEDLSSSSPPGSVHITLLLSSAVQAMARQTVLAAAKSFLCLLILTGSLVADINNSVTMDRRLPIDELCKGNDTYLKSKDGDSDEDEEEEDDDDDANEQDDEGGDEDYSGEEGDEEADPEDDPEANGAGGSEGEEDDDDGNEDDDDDDGEDGDEEEDEEEDEEEEEDDEVPQPPTKKRK, translated from the exons ATGGAGGACCTATCATCTTCTTCTCCTCCCGGCTCCGTCCACATCACTCTTCTGCTATCCTCTGCGGTTCAAGCCATGGCACGGCAGACTGTTCTTGCAGCGGCAAAATCTTTCCTCTGCCTTCTCATCTTG ACTGGATCTCTGGTGGCTGACATCAATAATTCAGTGACAATGGATCGAAG ATTACCTATTGATGAACTCTGCAAGGGAAATGATACTTATCTTAAAAGCAAGGATGGTGATTCAGAtgaagatgaggaagaggaagatgatgatgatgatgcaaatGAACAGGATGACGAGGGAGGAGATGAGGACTACTcaggtgaagaaggtgatgaagaGGCTGATCCTGAGGATGATCCGGAGGCTAATGGTGCAGGAGGAAGTGAGGGCGAGGAAGACGATGATGATGGTAATGAGGATGATGACGACGACGATGGGGAAGATGGTGATGAGGAAGAGGATGAAGAGGaggatgaggaagaagaggaagatgatgaGGTTCCACAGCCTCCTACTAAGAAAAGAAAGTGA